A genomic region of Zalophus californianus isolate mZalCal1 chromosome 11, mZalCal1.pri.v2, whole genome shotgun sequence contains the following coding sequences:
- the HTR3A gene encoding 5-hydroxytryptamine receptor 3A, which produces MLLWVPQALLVLLLPTLLAQGEARRWRHRQPQNASRPALLRLSDHLLANYEKGVRPVRDWRKPTTVAIDVIIYAILSVDEKNQVLTTYIWYRQYWTDEFLQWNPEDFDNITKLSIPTESIWVPDILINEFVDVGKSPSIPYVYVGHHGEVQNYKPLQVMTACSLDIYNFPFDVQNCSLTFTSWLHTIQDINISLWRLPEKVKLDKTLFMNQGEWELLGVLTQFREFSMEDSNHYAEMKFYVVIRRRPLFYAVSLLLPSIFLMLMDIVGFYLPPDSGERVSFKITLLLGYSVFLIIVSDTLPATAIGTPLIGVYFVVCMALLVMSLAETIFIVRLVHKQDLQQPVPAWLRRLVLGQVALLLCLGEQPASRRSPATSPAPKTDDCPDMGSPCNHLGVPRDLEKTPRGQGSPPPPPREASLAVRGLLQELVSIRRFLEKRDESREVAREWLRVGSVLDRLLFRIYLVAVLAYSITLIILWSIWQYS; this is translated from the exons ATGTTGTTGTGGGTGCCACAGGCACTGCTGGTCTTGCTTCTACCCACGCTCCTGGCACAGGGAGAAG CCAGGCGCTGGAGGCATCGCCAGCCCCAGAACGCCTCCAGGCCGGCTCTGCTGAGGCTGTCAGATCACCTCCTGGCCAACTACGAGAAGGGCGTGCGGCCCGTGCGGGACTGGAGGAAGCCCACCACCGTGGCCATCGACGTCATTATCTATGCCATCCTCAGCGTG GATGAGAAGAACCAGGTTCTGACCACCTACATCTGGTACCGGCAG TACTGGACAGATGAGTTTCTCCAGTGGAACCCCGAGGACTTTGACAACATCACCAAGCTGTCCATCCCCACTGAGAGCATCTGGGTCCCGGACATTCTCATCAATGAGTT TGTGGACGTGGGGAAGTCTCCAAGCATCCCGTACGTGTACGTTGGGCATCACGGCGAGGTCCAGAACTACAAGCCCCTCCAGGTGATGACCGCCTGTAGCCTCGACATCTACAACTTTCCCTTCGATGTGCAAAACTGCTCCCTGACCTTCACCAGCTGGCTGCACACCA TCCAGGACATCAACATCTCCCTGTGGCGCTTGCCGGAAAAGGTGAAGCTCGACAAGACCCTCTTCATGAACCAGGGCGAGTGGGAGCTTCTGGGGGTGCTGACCCAGTTCCGGGAGTTCAGTATGGAAGACAGCAACCATTATGCAGAAATGAAGTTCTAC GTGGTCATCCGCCGGCGGCCCCTGTTCTATGCGGTCAGCCTGCTGCTGCCCAGTATCTTCCTCATGCTCATGGACATCGTGGGCTTCTACCTGCCTCCAGACAGTGGCGAGAGGGTCTCCTTCAAGATCACGCTCCTCCTGGGCTACTCGGTCTTCCTGATCATCGTGTCGGACACGCTGCCGGCCACCGCCATTGGCACTCCCCTCATTG GGGTCTACTTTGTCGTGTGCATGGCGCTGCTGGTGATGAGCTTGGCCGAGACCATCTTCATCGTGCGGCTGGTACACAAGCAGGACTTGCAGCAGCCCGTGCCCGCCTGGCTGCGGCGCCTGGTTCTGGGGCAGGTGGCCCTGCTCCTTTGCCTAGGCGAGCAGCCGGCTTCTCGAAGgtccccagccacctccccagcccccaagACCGATGACTGCccag ACATGGGAAGCCCCTGCAACCACTTGGGAGTCCCCCGGGACTTGGAGAAGACCCCGAGGGGCCAAGGcagcccgcccccacccccgcgggAGGCCTCGCTGGCTGTGCGAGGGCTGTTGCAGGAGCTGGTCTCCATCAGGCGCTTCCTGGAGAAAAGAGACGAGAGCCGAGAGGTGGCCCGGGAGTGGCTGCGCGTGGGCTCGGTGCTGGACAGGTTGCTCTTCCGAATCTACCTGGTGGCAGTGCTGGCCTACAGCATCACCCTCATCATTCTGTGGTCCATCTGGCAGTACTCTTGA